One window of Paludibacter propionicigenes WB4 genomic DNA carries:
- a CDS encoding nucleoside deaminase, which produces MDSNKKFMRKAIALSLKNIENGGGPFAAVIVKEGKIIATGANRVTANTDPTAHAEVNAIRKAAKKLGTFDLSGCEIYTSCEPCPMCLGAVYWAHLDKMYYGNTKADAKNIGFDDSFIYDEIELKPENRRLQSVQLLPDEAIKAFESWVNTTDKIDY; this is translated from the coding sequence ATGGATAGTAATAAAAAGTTTATGCGCAAAGCCATAGCTTTGTCTTTGAAAAATATTGAAAATGGAGGAGGCCCATTTGCTGCAGTGATTGTAAAAGAGGGGAAAATAATAGCTACCGGGGCGAACCGGGTTACGGCTAATACAGATCCAACAGCTCACGCGGAAGTAAATGCTATTCGCAAAGCGGCTAAAAAGTTAGGAACATTTGATTTGTCCGGTTGTGAGATATATACATCGTGCGAACCTTGCCCTATGTGTTTAGGGGCGGTATATTGGGCGCATTTGGATAAAATGTACTATGGAAACACCAAAGCAGACGCTAAAAACATAGGTTTTGATGATTCGTTTATTTATGATGAAATTGAATTGAAACCTGAGAACCGACGTTTACAAAGTGTACAGTTGTTGCCCGATGAAGCTATTAAAGCTTTTGAAAGTTGGGTAAATACTACGGATAAGATAGACTATTGA
- a CDS encoding TonB-dependent receptor, whose translation MIKQLKFLVLSLLLFSATMNAQVTTSGISGKVTSNGEPIFGVSIIATHTPSGTTYRSITNIDGRYDITGMRVGGPYTVKVSFIGYSKETISGIQLQLGEIYPLSIQLKEGSKELSEVVVTKQRTKFLTEKTGASTNISSENIASMPTISRSVSDIARLSPYASGMSFAGSDGRSTNFTVDGANFNNNFGLSSSLPGGGNPISLDAIEEIQVVVTPYDVRQTNFIGGGINAITKSGTNTFKGSAYTFFTNQNLRGNKIGDYDFGSRKASSKKVYGLTLGGPIIKNKLFFFVNAETEKKPGQVVTWRPSANGISDGKTLSRASIADMDAVHKFLLDNYGYDAGSYTDYPGDENNKKFLARIDWNINEKNKLNVRYNYTKNIAWNPTNGNSTDAGSRNQNMDRISQYGMAFSNSLYSMNNIVKSLSAELNTRLNEKMSNQFLTTYTKIDDVRGSNSDKFPFVDILAGRAPNGNPIIEPYISAGYELFTWNNGVHNKNLTFTDNFTYYLDKHKITAGLSYEHQMANNAYMRNGTAYYRYASLSDFINKAAPIDFALTYGYDGESNPNAQVSFNQYGAYIQDEWNIKDNLKITYGIRADELKFVDNIIRNNAIYNLDFGGRKIDTGTWPSAKTLFSPRLGFTWDVFNDKSFKVRGGTGIFTGRLPLVFFTNMPTNAGMVQGSYKATTTYNTNGSIKTTSPALATLAGGMITDVDKLIEKLGLPKTITPETGALPSEIAGVDPNFKMPQVWKSSIALDYQIPASFPLSVTVEGIYTKTLNAVMLTNYNLKDPDATWTRFSGPDNRYIYPANYKYSTTNPNAYVLTNTDKGWGAIGNITINATPIKNLNLMAAYTHTESKEITGMPGSNASSAYGGLSSVDGPQLPTLQRSQYVTPNKIIASLSYKLPYANNSMATSLNLFYSGYSTGGYSYTYSTDMNGDGWKTDLIYIPARRGDVKFLTPADEDAFFAYMAQDKYLSSHKGKYAEANAARAPWVNNVDLRLTQDFKFRVGENTNTLQLSFDVLNFGNLLNSKWGIAQNMSSSNNGQILKYESKDANNVPTYSVVKIKDPAGNMVYPTQSFSTVYSYSQTWSLQIGLKYIFN comes from the coding sequence ATGATTAAACAATTAAAATTCTTAGTGCTATCATTATTGCTTTTCTCGGCAACTATGAACGCACAAGTAACCACTTCCGGAATAAGCGGAAAAGTAACATCAAATGGAGAACCAATTTTTGGAGTATCAATAATTGCGACACACACTCCATCAGGGACTACCTACAGATCAATAACAAACATTGATGGACGTTATGATATCACGGGTATGCGTGTTGGAGGTCCATATACAGTAAAAGTTTCTTTTATTGGTTATTCAAAAGAGACTATTTCCGGAATTCAATTACAGCTCGGAGAAATATATCCGCTTAGCATTCAATTAAAAGAAGGTTCTAAAGAATTAAGTGAAGTTGTTGTCACAAAACAAAGAACAAAATTCTTAACAGAGAAAACTGGAGCAAGCACAAACATATCTTCAGAAAATATAGCTTCGATGCCAACTATAAGCAGAAGCGTATCTGATATCGCACGTCTTTCTCCATATGCTTCGGGAATGAGTTTCGCCGGTAGCGATGGACGGTCGACTAACTTTACTGTTGATGGTGCAAACTTTAATAATAACTTTGGTCTTTCATCAAGTTTACCAGGCGGTGGAAATCCTATTTCTTTAGATGCTATTGAAGAAATTCAAGTTGTAGTAACCCCTTATGATGTTCGTCAAACGAACTTTATCGGTGGTGGTATAAATGCAATTACCAAATCAGGAACAAATACTTTTAAGGGATCTGCTTACACTTTCTTCACAAATCAGAATTTGCGTGGTAATAAAATTGGAGATTATGATTTTGGTTCACGTAAAGCTTCATCCAAAAAAGTATATGGTCTAACGTTAGGTGGCCCAATTATTAAGAATAAATTATTCTTTTTTGTAAATGCTGAAACAGAAAAGAAACCTGGACAAGTAGTTACATGGAGACCGTCTGCAAATGGAATCAGTGATGGAAAAACTCTTTCTCGTGCAAGTATTGCCGACATGGATGCTGTTCACAAGTTTTTACTTGATAATTATGGCTATGATGCAGGATCTTATACCGATTACCCGGGTGATGAAAACAATAAGAAATTCTTGGCCAGAATAGACTGGAATATCAATGAGAAAAACAAATTGAATGTTCGTTATAACTATACTAAGAACATAGCATGGAATCCAACTAACGGAAACTCAACAGATGCTGGATCGAGAAACCAAAACATGGATCGTATTTCTCAGTACGGTATGGCATTTTCAAATTCTCTATACTCTATGAACAATATTGTAAAATCGCTATCTGCAGAATTAAACACTCGACTAAATGAAAAGATGTCAAATCAATTTTTGACAACTTATACTAAGATAGATGATGTTCGTGGGTCTAACTCTGATAAATTCCCTTTTGTAGATATATTAGCCGGACGTGCTCCAAACGGGAATCCAATTATTGAGCCATACATTTCTGCAGGTTACGAACTATTTACTTGGAACAATGGAGTTCACAATAAAAATCTGACTTTTACTGACAACTTCACATATTATTTAGATAAACACAAAATAACTGCAGGCTTAAGTTATGAGCACCAAATGGCAAACAACGCATATATGCGTAATGGAACTGCTTACTACAGATATGCTAGCTTAAGCGATTTTATCAACAAAGCTGCTCCTATTGATTTTGCTCTTACATATGGTTACGACGGTGAAAGCAATCCTAACGCACAAGTATCATTTAATCAATATGGTGCATACATTCAAGACGAATGGAACATTAAAGATAATTTAAAAATAACCTACGGTATTCGTGCCGACGAGCTCAAATTTGTTGACAATATCATTAGAAATAATGCAATTTACAATCTTGATTTTGGAGGTCGAAAAATTGATACTGGTACATGGCCTTCTGCGAAAACCTTATTCTCACCTCGCCTAGGATTTACTTGGGATGTATTTAATGACAAATCTTTCAAAGTGCGTGGAGGTACAGGTATATTTACGGGAAGACTTCCTTTAGTATTTTTCACTAATATGCCTACAAATGCTGGTATGGTGCAAGGAAGCTATAAGGCAACTACAACATATAATACTAACGGTTCAATCAAAACAACAAGTCCTGCATTAGCAACTTTAGCAGGAGGTATGATTACCGATGTTGATAAATTAATCGAAAAATTAGGACTCCCTAAAACCATTACTCCTGAAACTGGAGCGCTACCTTCTGAAATAGCAGGTGTAGATCCAAACTTTAAAATGCCTCAGGTTTGGAAATCATCAATCGCATTAGATTATCAAATACCTGCTTCATTCCCATTATCTGTTACTGTTGAAGGTATTTACACCAAAACATTGAATGCGGTAATGCTAACAAATTACAATTTGAAAGATCCTGATGCAACTTGGACAAGATTTAGTGGTCCTGACAATAGATATATTTATCCTGCCAATTACAAATATTCTACAACTAATCCAAATGCATATGTATTAACAAATACAGATAAGGGTTGGGGAGCAATCGGAAATATTACAATCAATGCTACTCCGATTAAGAACTTAAATTTAATGGCAGCCTACACTCACACCGAATCTAAGGAAATTACCGGTATGCCAGGTAGCAATGCCTCATCAGCATATGGTGGACTTTCTTCGGTAGATGGACCTCAGTTACCAACTCTTCAACGCTCTCAATATGTAACACCAAATAAAATTATTGCATCTTTATCGTATAAGTTGCCTTATGCAAATAATAGCATGGCTACATCGCTTAATTTGTTCTATTCAGGCTACTCAACTGGAGGTTATAGCTACACATATTCAACTGATATGAATGGAGATGGTTGGAAAACAGACTTGATATATATCCCGGCGCGAAGAGGCGACGTTAAGTTCTTAACTCCGGCTGATGAAGATGCATTTTTTGCATATATGGCTCAAGACAAATACCTAAGTTCACATAAAGGTAAATATGCTGAAGCAAATGCCGCCAGAGCACCCTGGGTTAACAATGTAGATTTGAGATTAACTCAAGACTTCAAATTTAGAGTAGGTGAAAATACAAATACTCTTCAACTTAGTTTTGATGTGTTGAATTTTGGCAATTTATTAAATAGCAAATGGGGTATAGCCCAGAACATGTCTTCATCTAACAATGGTCAAATCTTAAAATACGAAAGTAAGGATGCTAATAATGTACCAACTTATTCAGTCGTAAAAATTAAAGATCCGGCTGGTAATATGGTATATCCTACTCAATCTTTTAGTACTGTTTATTCTTATTCTCAAACATGGAGTTTACAAATAGGACTTAAATATATATTTAATTAA
- a CDS encoding TonB-dependent receptor: MKKMKGIMIMLLLSLSLASIAQETTSEISGIVLDANSSLPGVNITAIHVPTGTKYFTTTRKDGRYNLPNLKVGGPYTVTASFVGYNSNRQSDIMLNLGQTFEQNFKLVESDNTKLSEVTVKATKSKVFNSSRTGSQEIISRSTIEQLPTISRSWKDMIKLVPAQNNSSFGGISSQLNNLTIDGANFNNSFGLSDAIGGQTGAQPISLDAIEQIQVNVSPYDVKYGGFNGAGINTVTRSGKNQVFGSVYDYVKSKDLQSYKVGDVSLAKQDFNYNLFGFTAGGAIIKNKLFFFINGETEKKVSPGTSWQASNSTNTPNGVNYSNANANKLDSLANFLKSKYGYDPGNYQGYSYTAESKRLTVKIDWNINEKNTFSFKYNLLRSSNQIKPSDSGSSNTSYGRTPGQYAMPFYGAGYQINNNADIFIAELNSRFSNTINNKVQVGYTKLRDFRKSLSSQDFPLVDILDGNGQPFTSFGYEQYTYGNKLNTDVIQFNDVLNIYVGSHEITLGTQNSYKVYSNGFSPSYEGVYRFNSLADFYASTNGTKAAARYDLSYTLGGGDFPLVGPKDLELSAFAQDKWKIKDNFTLTYGVRFDYTKFYDTFLYNPVVDTLSNFYNGIHANTGLAPYAAIQVSPRLGFNWDVLKDRTLQVRGGTGLFQGPPPFVWISNQASNSGMALFGSISNGTGYKFSPDINAYRPTSSGTLSSSYSINVTDPNFKFPQVWKSTLAVDKKLFGWTVTVEGTYISNINASVFQNIALPSTGLITLSDGRVRFPYKSAYPIAGKPTSASNPSIGNAIYMTNANAGYTMYGTLQIQRQFKDLYVSVAYTRMTAKDAAVSGSTASTMWGSKMTSGNSNDFNIGNSNNYIPHRIIANINYKKEWSKMLTTSVGLLYEAAPNYATSVIYSGDLNNDGFNNDLMYVPKNSSDIKLTQANGGDTRTTAEIWTQLDNFINNSPYFSKHRGEIVERNAMVLPWTNRVDLNFTQDINFKVNNNKHTLKLTADIFNLTNLLNSNWGVNQLPTTTAPLTFVKMDTDGKTPIFSFPYLDAANKTPYSKPFKNDIGLGSRFQIQIGVRYLFN; the protein is encoded by the coding sequence ATGAAAAAAATGAAAGGAATAATGATAATGTTATTATTATCATTATCATTAGCTAGCATTGCACAAGAAACAACTTCTGAGATTTCGGGAATTGTTTTGGATGCTAATTCATCTCTGCCAGGCGTAAACATTACTGCAATCCATGTTCCAACCGGGACTAAGTATTTTACGACAACACGTAAAGATGGTCGTTATAATTTACCGAACCTAAAAGTAGGAGGGCCTTATACTGTAACAGCAAGTTTTGTTGGATATAATTCCAATAGACAATCTGATATCATGTTAAATTTAGGCCAAACTTTCGAGCAAAACTTTAAATTAGTTGAGTCAGACAACACAAAATTAAGCGAGGTAACGGTAAAAGCAACTAAAAGTAAGGTTTTTAATTCAAGTAGAACAGGTTCTCAGGAAATTATTTCAAGGTCTACAATTGAACAGTTGCCGACTATTTCCAGATCCTGGAAAGACATGATAAAATTAGTACCGGCGCAAAACAACTCATCTTTTGGTGGTATAAGCTCTCAATTAAATAATCTGACCATTGATGGCGCGAACTTTAATAATTCATTTGGATTATCAGATGCCATTGGCGGTCAAACCGGTGCACAACCTATTTCTTTAGATGCTATTGAACAAATTCAGGTGAATGTTTCTCCTTACGATGTTAAATATGGTGGTTTTAATGGTGCTGGGATTAATACTGTTACCAGAAGTGGTAAAAATCAGGTATTTGGCTCTGTTTACGATTACGTAAAAAGTAAAGATCTACAAAGTTATAAAGTGGGAGATGTTTCGTTAGCTAAACAAGATTTCAACTATAATCTTTTTGGGTTTACTGCAGGTGGCGCTATTATTAAAAACAAATTGTTTTTCTTTATAAACGGAGAAACCGAGAAAAAAGTGTCTCCGGGAACTTCGTGGCAAGCAAGTAATTCCACAAATACTCCAAATGGAGTGAATTATTCAAATGCAAATGCAAATAAATTAGATTCATTAGCCAACTTTTTGAAATCCAAATATGGCTATGATCCGGGTAATTATCAAGGATACTCTTATACTGCTGAATCAAAGAGATTAACAGTAAAAATAGATTGGAATATCAATGAAAAAAATACTTTTTCATTTAAATACAATTTATTAAGGTCATCAAATCAAATAAAACCTTCCGATAGTGGTTCATCCAATACTAGTTATGGTAGAACTCCCGGACAATATGCCATGCCGTTTTACGGGGCTGGCTACCAAATCAACAACAATGCTGATATTTTTATCGCAGAGTTAAATTCAAGATTTTCAAATACAATAAATAATAAAGTTCAGGTTGGATATACTAAGTTAAGAGATTTCCGTAAATCTTTATCATCGCAAGATTTTCCTTTAGTTGATATATTAGACGGTAACGGACAACCTTTTACATCATTTGGATATGAACAATATACTTATGGAAATAAATTAAACACTGATGTTATTCAATTTAACGATGTTTTAAATATTTATGTCGGTTCACACGAAATTACTTTAGGAACTCAGAATTCATATAAAGTTTATTCAAATGGATTTTCACCGTCGTACGAAGGTGTCTATCGTTTTAATAGTTTGGCAGACTTTTATGCCTCTACCAATGGAACAAAAGCAGCTGCAAGATATGATTTATCTTATACGTTAGGTGGTGGTGATTTTCCATTAGTTGGTCCAAAGGACTTAGAATTAAGTGCTTTTGCTCAAGATAAATGGAAAATCAAAGACAACTTCACATTGACGTATGGAGTTCGTTTTGATTACACAAAATTCTATGATACATTCTTATATAATCCGGTAGTTGATACTCTGTCTAATTTTTACAATGGAATTCATGCAAATACTGGTTTAGCTCCTTATGCAGCAATTCAAGTTTCACCCCGTTTAGGATTTAACTGGGATGTTTTAAAAGATAGAACTTTACAAGTTCGTGGAGGAACCGGTTTATTTCAAGGACCACCACCTTTTGTATGGATTTCAAATCAAGCATCAAACAGTGGAATGGCATTATTTGGATCAATATCGAATGGAACAGGATATAAATTTTCACCGGATATAAATGCATACAGACCAACCTCTTCCGGAACATTAAGCTCATCTTATAGCATTAATGTTACTGATCCGAATTTCAAATTTCCACAAGTTTGGAAATCGACTTTAGCAGTTGATAAAAAATTATTTGGATGGACGGTAACTGTCGAAGGTACCTACATTAGCAATATCAACGCTTCTGTATTCCAAAACATTGCTTTGCCTTCTACAGGTTTAATTACTTTATCCGATGGCAGGGTTCGTTTTCCTTACAAATCAGCTTATCCAATCGCAGGAAAACCTACAAGTGCTTCTAATCCAAGCATTGGTAATGCAATTTATATGACCAATGCTAATGCAGGTTATACTATGTATGGTACGTTGCAAATTCAAAGACAATTTAAAGACTTATATGTAAGTGTCGCATATACCAGAATGACTGCTAAGGATGCTGCTGTAAGCGGTTCAACAGCTTCAACCATGTGGGGTTCAAAAATGACTTCAGGAAACTCAAATGATTTTAATATTGGTAATTCAAATAATTATATCCCTCATAGAATTATTGCCAACATAAACTACAAAAAAGAATGGTCAAAGATGCTTACAACTAGTGTTGGGTTATTGTATGAAGCTGCTCCAAATTATGCTACATCAGTTATTTACAGCGGCGATTTAAACAATGATGGTTTCAACAACGATTTAATGTATGTTCCAAAAAATAGTTCGGATATCAAATTAACGCAAGCCAATGGAGGAGATACGAGAACTACTGCTGAAATATGGACACAGTTAGATAACTTCATCAACAATAGTCCATATTTTTCTAAGCACCGAGGTGAAATTGTAGAAAGAAATGCAATGGTGCTGCCATGGACTAATCGAGTAGATTTAAACTTTACTCAAGACATTAATTTCAAAGTTAACAATAATAAGCACACGTTGAAACTCACAGCCGACATATTCAATTTAACGAACTTATTGAATAGTAATTGGGGTGTAAATCAGTTACCAACGACCACAGCTCCACTAACATTTGTCAAGATGGATACGGATGGAAAAACACCAATTTTCTCATTTCCATACTTAGATGCCGCAAATAAGACTCCTTATTCGAAACCATTTAAAAATGATATTGGTTTAGGTTCGCGTTTCCAAATCCAAATTGGTGTTAGATATCTATTCAATTAA
- a CDS encoding tetratricopeptide repeat protein has protein sequence MKKLILSLFLVISFTFSYAQKANVSKAKNKALMENPDFAGAREAIKLALQDSTTKNLAETWYVAGLIGYSQSDAAYKKAILRQPIDTVAKGKAMLESYDYFVQADKLDQQPDAKGKVKPKFTKDIKAKLTDYYRTQQHLISYGAYQFEKKDFAGAYNTFNVFLEIPKLPLMNNEIKMDSTYDMISYYAGISAINAKMTDKAISVFESLKTKKYETKAVYQSLYEQYMNKKDSTSAVNTLKEAVNKFPSDMWFMQNLINYYIYSKKINDALVYLNAAIEKEPTMGQYYYVKGNLEEANNNFDGALAAIDKSIQLDPTMADAYAAKGRLYYNKAVRMAEEANKIKDVKAYNAEMKKVDGVFKESVPFFKKASEMNPKEVDYKKTLKTLYYRLKMDAEFEAINKEINAM, from the coding sequence ATGAAAAAACTTATTTTATCGTTATTTTTGGTAATAAGCTTTACATTCTCCTATGCCCAAAAAGCAAATGTTTCTAAGGCAAAGAATAAAGCTTTAATGGAAAATCCGGACTTTGCCGGAGCACGTGAGGCCATAAAACTGGCATTGCAGGATTCTACAACAAAAAATCTGGCAGAGACATGGTATGTAGCCGGATTGATTGGCTATTCACAAAGCGATGCTGCTTATAAAAAAGCAATTTTGAGACAGCCTATCGATACAGTGGCTAAAGGAAAAGCAATGTTGGAGTCATACGACTATTTTGTACAGGCAGATAAACTGGATCAACAACCTGATGCTAAAGGTAAAGTTAAGCCTAAATTTACAAAAGATATCAAAGCGAAATTGACAGACTATTACAGAACTCAACAACACCTTATCTCTTACGGAGCTTATCAGTTTGAGAAGAAGGATTTTGCCGGAGCTTATAACACATTCAATGTGTTTTTAGAAATTCCAAAACTTCCTCTTATGAATAATGAGATTAAGATGGATTCAACTTATGACATGATTTCTTATTATGCCGGAATATCGGCTATTAATGCGAAAATGACTGATAAAGCAATCAGCGTATTTGAAAGCTTGAAAACTAAGAAATATGAAACTAAGGCAGTTTATCAATCGCTTTATGAGCAATATATGAATAAAAAAGATTCGACTAGCGCTGTAAATACTTTGAAAGAAGCTGTTAATAAGTTCCCGTCTGATATGTGGTTCATGCAAAATCTGATAAATTACTACATCTACTCTAAAAAGATTAATGATGCATTAGTTTACCTGAATGCAGCTATCGAAAAAGAACCTACCATGGGTCAATATTATTATGTAAAGGGTAACCTGGAAGAAGCCAATAATAACTTTGACGGAGCATTGGCGGCTATAGATAAATCAATACAACTGGATCCAACAATGGCTGATGCTTATGCTGCTAAAGGACGTTTGTATTACAATAAAGCCGTGAGAATGGCTGAAGAAGCTAATAAAATTAAAGACGTAAAGGCTTATAATGCTGAAATGAAAAAGGTTGATGGTGTGTTTAAAGAATCAGTTCCTTTCTTCAAAAAAGCTTCAGAAATGAATCCGAAAGAAGTTGATTACAAAAAGACACTTAAGACTTTGTACTATCGTCTGAAAATGGATGCAGAATTCGAAGCCATTAATAAAGAAATTAATGCAATGTAA
- the gyrA gene encoding DNA gyrase subunit A, with the protein MIDQDRIIKVNIDEEMKSSYIDYSMSVIVSRALPDVRDGFKPVHRRVLFGMNELGNNSDKPYKKSARIVGEVMGKYHPHGDSSIYGTLVRMAQHWSMRYPLVDGQGNFGSVDGDSPAAMRYTEARLRKLSEDMLVDINKDTVDFQLNFDDTLKEPTVLPSRIPNLLVNGSSGIAVGMATNMAPHNLSEVVDATIAYIDNNDIEISEILKYIKAPDFPTGGIIYGYAGVKEAFETGRGRIVVRSKVEIETDAQGREKIVINEIPYQVNKVELIKAVVALVEDKKVEGIAHINDESDREGMRIVVDVKRDANSSVVLNKLFKYTALQSSFSVNNIALVHGRPRMLNVKDLIHYFVEHRHEVVIRRTRFELGEAEKRAHLLEGFMIILDNLDEAIQIIRDSKTPDEARTRLMERFGLSEIQSRAIVEMRLRQLTGMEQDKLRAEYEEVMKLIAHLKEILEKIELRMQIIKDELLEVKAKYGDARRTQIVYSSEEFNPEDFYADDEMIITISHLGYIKRTALSEFRAQGRGGVGSKGSDSRDEDFIEYIYPASMHNTMLFFTSKGKCYWLKVYDIPEGSKNSKGRAIQNMLNIDNDDKVNAFIRVKGLNDPEYTKSHYLIFATKNGVIKKTSLEAYSRPRQNGVNAITIREDDQVIQVRLTDGNSEVLMANRNGRAIRFHESKVREMGRTATGVRGMTLDEDGEDELVGMICVNKEDNENIMVVSQQGYGKRTLLDEVDDEGNLMLDENGETIPVYRVTNRGGKGVKTMNITDKTGKLVTIKNVTDENDLMIINKSGITIRLKVADFRVMGRATQGVRLINLEKRNDEIASVCKVLSENEEEVVEETEVSAVPVTDAVVGETETDVQTETEEQVEE; encoded by the coding sequence ATGATTGATCAAGACAGAATTATTAAGGTAAACATTGACGAAGAGATGAAGTCTTCGTACATCGATTATTCCATGTCGGTGATTGTATCCCGTGCATTACCTGATGTGCGTGATGGTTTTAAACCGGTTCACCGCCGAGTTTTATTTGGGATGAACGAATTGGGAAATAACTCCGATAAACCCTATAAAAAATCTGCAAGAATTGTTGGGGAAGTAATGGGTAAATACCACCCGCATGGTGACTCTTCCATTTATGGTACATTGGTTCGTATGGCTCAGCATTGGTCTATGCGTTATCCTTTGGTTGACGGACAGGGAAACTTTGGTTCGGTAGATGGTGATAGTCCTGCTGCAATGCGTTATACCGAAGCACGTTTGCGCAAATTGTCTGAGGATATGTTGGTTGACATAAATAAAGACACAGTTGATTTTCAGTTGAACTTTGATGATACACTGAAAGAACCTACTGTTTTGCCAAGCCGTATTCCCAACTTGTTAGTTAACGGATCTTCGGGTATTGCTGTAGGTATGGCTACCAATATGGCTCCTCATAATTTGAGCGAAGTAGTTGATGCAACTATTGCTTACATTGATAATAACGACATTGAAATTTCGGAAATTTTAAAATATATCAAAGCTCCCGATTTCCCGACAGGTGGCATCATCTACGGTTATGCAGGAGTAAAAGAAGCTTTTGAAACAGGACGCGGACGTATCGTTGTTCGCTCTAAAGTAGAAATTGAAACTGATGCTCAGGGACGCGAAAAAATCGTCATCAACGAGATACCTTATCAGGTAAACAAAGTGGAGCTAATCAAGGCCGTAGTTGCTTTGGTTGAAGATAAAAAAGTGGAAGGTATTGCACATATCAACGATGAATCGGACCGTGAAGGAATGCGTATCGTAGTGGATGTTAAACGCGATGCCAATTCGAGTGTAGTGTTGAACAAACTGTTTAAGTACACTGCTTTACAATCGTCTTTTAGTGTAAATAATATTGCATTGGTTCATGGTCGTCCACGCATGTTGAACGTGAAAGATTTGATTCATTATTTCGTAGAACACCGTCATGAAGTAGTTATTCGCCGTACAAGATTCGAGCTTGGTGAAGCCGAAAAACGTGCTCATTTATTGGAGGGTTTTATGATTATTTTGGATAATCTTGATGAAGCAATTCAGATTATTCGTGATTCAAAAACTCCCGATGAAGCCCGTACTCGTTTAATGGAACGCTTCGGATTGTCTGAAATTCAGTCTCGTGCTATTGTAGAAATGCGTTTGCGTCAGCTTACCGGCATGGAGCAGGATAAACTTCGTGCAGAGTATGAAGAAGTAATGAAGTTGATTGCACACTTGAAAGAAATTCTTGAAAAGATAGAACTTCGTATGCAAATCATTAAAGATGAATTGTTGGAAGTGAAAGCAAAATATGGCGACGCTCGTCGTACACAAATTGTATATTCTTCCGAAGAATTTAATCCTGAAGATTTCTATGCCGATGATGAAATGATTATCACTATCTCTCATCTTGGCTACATCAAACGTACTGCATTGAGCGAATTCAGGGCTCAGGGTCGGGGAGGAGTTGGTTCGAAAGGAAGCGATTCGCGCGACGAGGACTTTATTGAGTACATATATCCAGCTTCGATGCACAACACGATGTTATTCTTTACATCGAAAGGTAAATGCTATTGGTTGAAAGTATACGATATTCCTGAAGGAAGCAAAAATTCAAAAGGACGTGCCATTCAGAATATGCTTAACATTGATAACGATGATAAAGTGAACGCATTTATTCGTGTCAAAGGGCTGAATGACCCTGAATATACCAAATCGCACTATCTGATTTTTGCAACTAAAAACGGTGTAATCAAGAAAACTTCGCTCGAAGCTTATTCTCGTCCACGCCAGAATGGTGTAAATGCAATCACTATCAGAGAAGATGATCAGGTGATACAAGTTCGCCTGACGGATGGAAACTCGGAAGTATTGATGGCTAACCGCAATGGTCGTGCAATCCGTTTCCATGAGTCTAAAGTACGTGAAATGGGTCGTACAGCTACCGGAGTACGTGGTATGACGCTTGACGAAGATGGAGAGGACGAATTGGTAGGCATGATTTGTGTAAACAAAGAAGATAATGAAAACATTATGGTTGTTTCGCAACAAGGCTACGGAAAGCGTACACTGCTTGATGAAGTGGATGACGAAGGTAATCTTATGCTTGACGAAAATGGTGAAACTATTCCGGTATACCGTGTTACCAATCGTGGAGGAAAAGGTGTGAAAACCATGAACATTACCGATAAAACAGGAAAACTGGTTACAATCAAAAACGTTACAGACGAAAACGACCTGATGATTATCAATAAATCAGGTATCACTATTCGACTTAAAGTAGCTGATTTCAGGGTTATGGGACGTGCCACTCAAGGAGTTCGGTTGATAAATCTGGAAAAACGAAACGATGAAATAGCATCAGTATGTAAGGTGCTTTCTGAAAACGAAGAAGAAGTAGTTGAAGAAACTGAAGTATCGGCAGTTCCGGTAACAGATGCTGTAGTAGGTGAAACCGAGACTGATGTTCAGACCGAAACAGAAGAACAAGTGGAAGAATAA